In Streptomyces hawaiiensis, one genomic interval encodes:
- a CDS encoding class I SAM-dependent methyltransferase yields MTEYDVLAEVYEWLISDAKLPPAEFAASFDDALRLLPSNAHVLDCSCGTGQLAVGLAGRGMQVVATDASEAMVRRTAELSEEFGASVQAVRANWEELPDHFQDNTFDMVFCVGNSLHHAAGATGRGAALESMSRLLRPGGRLVLTSRTWELVRARGSRLDIWDRLVRRNGRDAVVIYRWEIAPHWEDEHHIEIAIAQVDATGPVLVRSELLSCWPYRYEELEVELHRVGLQTELSTFDLEAENYMVVASKV; encoded by the coding sequence GTGACGGAATATGACGTGCTTGCCGAGGTGTACGAATGGCTCATCTCGGATGCAAAGTTGCCTCCAGCCGAGTTCGCTGCGTCGTTCGATGACGCCCTCCGTCTCCTGCCGTCAAACGCTCACGTCCTCGACTGTTCGTGCGGAACCGGACAGTTGGCGGTTGGCCTCGCCGGTCGTGGCATGCAGGTTGTCGCAACTGACGCCAGCGAGGCGATGGTTCGTCGGACTGCAGAGTTGTCTGAGGAGTTCGGGGCATCCGTGCAGGCCGTACGGGCGAACTGGGAAGAGTTGCCCGACCATTTCCAGGACAACACGTTCGACATGGTGTTCTGCGTTGGCAACTCGCTTCACCATGCCGCGGGCGCGACAGGCAGGGGTGCTGCTCTGGAGTCGATGTCACGGCTTCTGCGCCCGGGAGGGCGCTTGGTGCTCACATCCCGGACTTGGGAACTCGTCAGGGCCAGAGGTTCCCGGCTGGACATCTGGGACCGACTCGTCCGCCGGAACGGTCGCGATGCCGTCGTAATTTACCGCTGGGAAATTGCGCCGCATTGGGAGGATGAGCACCATATCGAGATTGCGATCGCCCAAGTTGATGCGACTGGGCCGGTTCTTGTCCGCTCGGAACTGCTGTCCTGCTGGCCCTACCGGTACGAGGAACTCGAAGTCGAGCTGCACCGGGTCGGACTCCAGACGGAACTGAGCACGTTCGATCTTGAGGCCGAGAACTACATGGTGGTCGCGAGCAAGGTATAA
- a CDS encoding site-specific integrase: MRPAEGTVRLIPWNQHMSILSLFYGWAEGEELTTTVPFTYKQAVTAYGDQVRLQSVNLSKRRTSKPHVTIKYFEKDFEDTFLKGLGGLRPDGAEDALYQGRTTARNAAVGGYVLSSGLRRQEFTYMLECEVPPLPPRRTELPIWVPVPAGVTKGRKFRATWTTYDPLARLHQYLRLQRAVAVARSSWIPPAKWGSPLVVTESDEVGGRVDGERVLWAELTPLERRCLVRPDGGSMLLAVQSDGSPFRDWPTVFKRTSERIRDRFDPRFPHTSPHRCRHTFAIRTLEMLIGGYYAQLAKLVKDTDADAALALYLRKNDPVMILRDLLGHTSTLTTEVYLRRLDTTRIYREAYERAGHDHGLLVEAEHEADAEFDDFDEDDI; the protein is encoded by the coding sequence GTGCGGCCCGCTGAAGGAACGGTTCGCCTCATCCCCTGGAACCAGCACATGAGCATCCTGTCCCTGTTCTATGGGTGGGCCGAGGGCGAAGAGCTCACGACCACGGTGCCGTTCACCTACAAGCAGGCCGTCACTGCGTATGGCGACCAGGTGCGACTGCAGTCGGTGAACCTGTCCAAGCGGCGGACGTCGAAGCCGCACGTGACGATCAAGTACTTCGAGAAGGACTTCGAGGACACGTTCCTGAAGGGGCTGGGCGGTCTGCGCCCGGACGGCGCCGAGGACGCCCTCTACCAGGGCCGGACGACGGCACGCAACGCGGCGGTGGGTGGCTATGTGCTGTCCAGCGGGCTACGGCGGCAGGAGTTCACGTACATGTTGGAGTGCGAGGTTCCGCCGCTGCCGCCCCGCCGGACCGAGCTGCCGATCTGGGTGCCGGTTCCGGCCGGCGTCACGAAGGGCCGGAAGTTCCGCGCCACGTGGACGACATACGACCCGCTCGCCCGGCTGCACCAGTACTTGAGGTTGCAACGTGCTGTTGCGGTGGCTCGCTCGTCCTGGATTCCGCCGGCCAAGTGGGGGTCGCCCCTGGTGGTGACCGAGTCAGACGAGGTCGGTGGCCGAGTTGATGGTGAGCGCGTGCTGTGGGCCGAGTTGACGCCGCTGGAACGTCGGTGTCTCGTCAGGCCAGATGGCGGATCGATGCTGCTGGCCGTGCAGAGTGACGGGAGTCCGTTTCGCGACTGGCCGACGGTCTTCAAGCGGACGTCGGAGCGGATCCGGGATCGATTCGATCCGCGTTTCCCGCATACGTCCCCGCACCGGTGCCGTCATACGTTCGCGATCAGGACGCTCGAGATGTTGATCGGCGGCTACTACGCCCAGCTCGCGAAGCTCGTCAAGGACACCGACGCGGACGCGGCCCTTGCGCTCTACCTGCGCAAGAACGACCCGGTGATGATCCTGCGTGACCTCCTCGGTCATACCAGCACTCTTACCACGGAGGTGTACCTCCGCCGTCTGGATACGACCCGGATCTACCGCGAGGCATATGAGCGGGCGGGCCATGACCACGGTCTGCTCGTCGAGGCCGAACACGAGGCCGATGCCGAGTTCGACGACTTCGATGAGGACGATATCTGA